Genomic window (Candidatus Nitrosocosmicus franklandus):
AAATCCAAAAGAATCTATGGAACGACCTCTGGCGTTAGATGCATTAGACATGATGATGAAAAAAAAATTTCTAAATCGAGATGGGGTTGTAGCTTTAGGTGAAATAGGCTATAACTTGATTAACGACCTAGAAGAAGAGGTATTTGTAAAGCAATTAGATATATGCAAGAAAGAAAATCTGCTGGCAATGATCCATCTGCCTCATAATAATAAACCAGAAGGAATGAAAAGGATGCAAAAAATTTTTGAAACTGGTAATTATGATTTTAAAAAGATTCTAATCGACCATAATACTGAAGAAACGATCAAAATGACCCTGGACCTCGGAGCATGGGCCGGATTGTCTGTTTATCCTGTTACTAAATTATCTCCTGATCGAGTTATCAAAATTGTAAATCAGCATGGTAGCGAGAAGATTATGGTCAATAGTGCAGCTGATTGGGGAGTCTCTGACCCCTTGAGTGTGCCATTAACCGCAAGGGAAATGAGAAAAAACAATTGTAGGTCCACTGATATAGAAAATGTAACCTTTTTTAATGCTTATGAGTTTTATAGGCAGTCAGATAAATTTAAGTGGAAGCCATAACTATTTCTTTTATTCTTCCGGATTAATTTTTGAGAATAGAAAATGTGTATCTAGATGTCTCTGCAAATACTGCAAACACCATTAATCAATTTTGAATAATTAAGTAGTTATATTACAAAAAAACGCGAATTGCTGTAAAGAGATTTCTTATTTTTCATTTGGTCTCGATGGGACCTTTCCCTCCTTTAGTTTTTGTATATAAGATAAGGAATAATAAATTGTGATAATCCACTATTTCATGAAAGCAAATTTAACGCGTATTTATTGCTCGTAACAATTTTATGAAATTCAACTTACAGTTTCATTATAATAACCAAACCTCTACAGAACAACGGTATGTCTTTAATACCATTATCAATGATTTTCAAAATTTATATTTGTTGCCTTGTATAGGATCGACTAATATTTGCTCGAAGTAGTTAGGCTGCAAAAAGCGGATCGCATCTACGTGTAATCAATATTTTGTTCACTTGGGTAAAAAAAAGCTCTTTCAATTCATTCAACGCTCAAGAAAAAAATCGATTCCCTTGGTTGACTTTATATTAACAATTGATCTTTTCAAGACTTTTAAACCCAATCCAGTAAACTAAAACCTATCAGAACTAGCATTATGAAGTAAGTATTGATAGTGATTATTCTGTGATTCGTAGCAAAAATACTAGATCATTTGGCTAGGGTTGTTAATATGTCATTTTTGACATCAAAATTCTGATAGAAGAATTTATGAAAGAAGATAAAAAGGTAGTAGATTTTTCTAATCTACCTTATGAATTAGGTTTTATTTTTTGGTATGTTATCTACTTTTGGTGTTGATTAGATGCAACCTAATGTGTTGCATATTGCAATTGCGTGACCACCATTGCCACCGTTTCCAGCGTTACCAGCATTACCACCATTAGCGTCTCCTGAATTTATATCTCCTGCGTTCTGTGTACTTCCACCATCAGCGTCTCCGCCTGAACCACCGTTACCACCATCAGCGTCTACTTCACCAGATATGCTGTATCCAACTGTTTCTTCAAGTGCTGCATCTAATGGTTGTAAGAATTCAGGGGTTACAACACCTGTATTGTCGTTTCCACCGTTTCCACCGTTTCCACCATCGCCAGCAAATCCACCGTTTCCACCATCGCCAGTTTCAATTTCATTCTCACCAGTGTCTCCACCAGCTCCACCGTTTCCACCGTTTCCACCGTTTCCACCGCTACCTGCAGTTAGTTCAAATGCAGAAACAGAGAGCGAGGATGGGATTAACGTTGCCAAGAGAGCAAATGCTAGTGCTCCAAAAATTGCAACGCTTTTCACAGTTAATCTTTTTTCCTTGTTGCTATTTGATTCATTATTTAGTTGATTCATATTAAATGGTTTAATGTATTATTATTATATTACAATTTGGAGTATTATTTTCATTAAAATTTTCTAGTATTATATTTGATAGAAGTTATTAGTGCCGTATTGACTTTGATACTGAGAGTGGATGATTTATTTAAAAGAAAATTTAGTACGAATATACTCCAATTAAATAAAGTATTACAAATAGTTAAAAAACTTTAGTGAGGTATAATGTCCTTTCATAACGGTAAATTCTACAAAATTCAACATTTTTCTCTAGAATATTAAAAATCTTTTTCCCCCATAGTCGAGGTTTGTATCCTGAGTTGCTCCTGTTGAATTTATTTTTTCATGCTTTTTAATATTAAACAAATTTCTTGCTGTTCGAAGAATTCAAGTATTCTTGATGAGATATCCTAGAATTTGATTAATGATTTTTCAGGAGATTAGATTTGTTGTTGGTATCTGACAAGCAATCTTACAATGCCTTATTCTATTGAAACAAAATGGATATGGCCTGCTTTACTTTTAGACCGCCATCCTTTATTCTTCATTATAGATAAATAATTTCAATAGAAAATGGTCAGCACCTGGTTTGTTTCAATTTGTTAGCCTTTTATTTGTGTCTTTAAAAAGGATGGCCTTCTAGAGTCTGATGAACATTATTCTTTTACTTGCTGATAAAAAATATTGTGTCTTAATCGCAAATACGAATCAATAGACGGCTCTGTTCACTTAATATGTTTTATTTCATTGTTATGATAGTCTACAAAGAGCCGCAGCCAATTCCGTACATGCTTTAACTTGCAATTCTTTATTCTACAAGGAAAGTAGTCATCGAAACTTTCGGTTCTATCCTTTATGTATTGCATCTTTCTTTCAATCAGACTTTTCTCCAGAGAGGAATGAATGTGATGATCGAGATTTAAGAATCTACGGGCCATTGGATACCAAGTACCTCATCATCAGTCGAAACTGTATGAATTCCATGAATCTTGACTAAACCTGAAATGAATCTTTCAGCTACAAACATGTTTCTTTCTTTAGAGAGATAGACAGTGCGAGAATTTGCCTGTTTTCTGTCTGGTTCAGTTGCAACCCAGAGCCAGACAAACTCTGATCCCACCTTCAACATGGTCTCATCTATTATATACTCTAGAACTCTTCTTCTAGTTGACTTAGCTTTTGAGGCTTGTACTTTTGAATCCAATTCCAGATGGAAACGTGATTTCTCTTGTATATCTGAGATAATCTTTCCGAGGCTTTCCTTAAGGATAGGCCTGAAAAGTACAAATGCAACCCATAATATACATACTTTGAAGGCGTTCTGTTTCTAGTAAGCATAAAAGAAATGGAATGCTTTCAAGCTATAGGTTTATCGTTAACTGAACAGAGCCCAATAGACCGTGAGATTGCATTAATACTTTCATGAAATTTAATTGTTCTTGTATTGTTATTTCCGTCCTATTGTATTTCCACTTACAATTCGCTCGATTCAATCGATTATGGATCTCAAATGAGATATATGATAAGAAACTTTACGAAATATATTTATTTAATATAATAATTTGGCAGACTTTTCATATGGACCTCTGATATATCATGTATGTTATTACCTTTTCTGATAATCATGAATACTAGTAGCAAACTCGTGATAACGACGTTACTGAGTTTTTCTTTAATGATGGGACTATTTGCTTCACAAAGTTATCAAAGTCTATTCGCACAAACAATAACAGATTTGTACCTGGACTCACCAATTCCCTTAGATAACAATCAGACATCTACATCAGAATCTACATTTGCATTGAATGAAGGCCTAGACGGTCAAGACGGTCAAGACGGTCAAGACGGTCAAGACGGTCAATCTAGGAATGGAAGTGACGGTCAAGACGGTCAAGACGGTCAAGACGGGAGATCTGAATTAATCCTACCATAAGAACAAACTCAAAACAGATTTTTATAAGCTAAAATCAATTTTTTCTTGGATACCTTTGTATTAAAGCAATATTTCTGAAATTCGATCTTAGGTACGTTCTGTTCTATTTTATGATTTCAATAAAAGAATTTTTTTGATATTGTAGAGTGAGACAGCATAAAATGTAAATATATCTCAAAAGAACAAATCAAATCTTCGAACACGAAATTTGTGAAAAATAGTTGCTCTATCGTTACTGACAGATTAGAAAAATATCGTCCATCAGATTTTCACCTTTTGTTAATGTCATTGAAGGAAATCAGTGGAGTAAAATTTTATTTCTTTCTGTGGTTTCAGATTATTGCTTGTTCCATTTCGATTCTGAATTAGATTTAACTTGTCCTAATCCGAGATCACTTTGTAATCACATATCATGTGATTGAATAAATGAATTCTTTTAAAATGCCGACTATACAGGGTTAGACCAGTACCATAATTTGAAACAAACTTTCTGGTTAAAAGCTATCTAAAATCGTTCATTGTTGATTTAATCTTTCAAGTAGCTTTTGTTAATAATAATT
Coding sequences:
- a CDS encoding TatD family hydrolase; the encoded protein is MARFFDPHIHMYSRTTDDYERMSIAGIEVIVQPSFWLGSPRTSVGTFVDYWEHMITFETQRAEEFGIKHYTCISVNPKESMERPLALDALDMMMKKKFLNRDGVVALGEIGYNLINDLEEEVFVKQLDICKKENLLAMIHLPHNNKPEGMKRMQKIFETGNYDFKKILIDHNTEETIKMTLDLGAWAGLSVYPVTKLSPDRVIKIVNQHGSEKIMVNSAADWGVSDPLSVPLTAREMRKNNCRSTDIENVTFFNAYEFYRQSDKFKWKP